A window from Bordetella petrii encodes these proteins:
- the grxC gene encoding glutaredoxin 3, translated as MDKVVMYSKDYCPFCARAQALLKQRGVTDLEIIRIDQDPAQRDIMIERTGRRTVPQIFIGDRHIGGCDDLMALDRAGGLAPLLNG; from the coding sequence ATGGACAAAGTTGTCATGTATTCGAAGGATTATTGTCCCTTCTGCGCGCGCGCCCAGGCCCTGCTGAAGCAGCGCGGCGTCACCGACCTGGAAATCATCCGCATCGACCAGGACCCGGCCCAGCGCGACATCATGATCGAACGCACCGGCCGGCGCACCGTGCCGCAGATTTTCATCGGCGACAGGCACATCGGCGGCTGCGACGACCTGATGGCGCTGGACCGTGCCGGCGGCCTGGCCCCGCTGCTCAACGGCTGA
- the secB gene encoding protein-export chaperone SecB, with the protein MAEQDQNTQQAGGDAPSFNLQRVYLKDLSLEMPNAPHVFLEQEQPQVEVSINVGGQRLAETVFESTVTATVTTRINDKVLYLVEGTQAGIFELANIPPEQMDALLGIVCPTMLYPYLRANVADAITRTSLPALHLAEVNFQALYEQRLAEMAQQQGGNNGSDSGIILPPGTTRQ; encoded by the coding sequence ATGGCTGAACAGGATCAAAACACCCAGCAAGCAGGCGGCGACGCGCCGTCGTTCAATCTGCAGCGCGTCTACCTGAAAGACCTGTCGCTGGAAATGCCCAATGCGCCGCACGTGTTCCTGGAACAAGAGCAGCCGCAAGTCGAGGTCAGCATCAACGTGGGCGGCCAGCGCCTGGCCGAGACGGTGTTCGAATCCACGGTTACCGCCACCGTCACGACCCGCATCAACGACAAGGTGCTGTACCTGGTCGAAGGCACGCAGGCCGGTATTTTCGAACTGGCCAACATCCCGCCCGAGCAAATGGACGCGCTGCTGGGCATCGTGTGCCCCACCATGCTGTACCCCTACCTGCGCGCCAACGTGGCCGACGCCATCACCCGCACCTCGCTGCCGGCGCTGCACCTGGCCGAAGTAAACTTCCAGGCCCTGTACGAGCAGCGCCTGGCCGAAATGGCCCAGCAGCAAGGCGGCAACAACGGCTCCGATTCGGGCATCATCCTGCCGCCCGGCACCACCCGCCAATAA